Within the Silurus meridionalis isolate SWU-2019-XX chromosome 2, ASM1480568v1, whole genome shotgun sequence genome, the region GTGTAGAAAATCAATCcaagtctattttttttaaatctgttatgcaaaatagaaaaaataaacaaatatttagtttatttcttaTCATCCTTCAGCTTGGATTTGGCATTTATCTGTTTTCAGTGTTGctgtgtgagagtttgtgttTTGGATCTGCTCCATGAAAGGGGGTTGTCCTGTGAATGTCTGGAGCTGCCCACAGAGCTGTCTGGCTGCCAGATGTACAGTACTTCTCAGCTGCCCCCTCGGGAGCTCCTACTTCAACTATGTTACTATAAGAAAAGAACCAGAAAGTTACATTAGTGAAGGGGTGACAAAGTCTCGTTGGGCTTTgtctttgtgtttaaaaaaagcagaGCTTATTATAGTGAGGAGATTCTGCTAGCAGCACAGATTATTTGTTCCtccatttgtttgtttcataaAAGTGTGAAGAGGTCGGACATGAAGAAGCAAAAAGCAAAGGATTTCGGCACAGCTGTTAAATCGTGAGACAAACCTTTACAATTAAATGATAGAATATATGGCACAGAAAATGTGGTATATTTTCAATAATCTTTTTATTGACCTGTTGgagtgaagtgtgtgatgtttgcaggtttttattttcattgttatCATACTTAAGAGTTATGTGTCTTTGTGCATTAGTAATGGACTGTTCATGTTGtattatcttaaaaaaatagcTTGAAGTTAATTGGATTTCTCCTTGCAAATGTATAttactgtgttttctgtgaaattctttcagtgtgtgtggtCTGATTGCAGCTCGGCGTGGATTATGGGCACTACTGCCAGCGCAGGATCCCAACCTGCATCAGTGACTTCTACACACCACATCGATCACCAAGCTGGTGACATCGCTGAAGACAATTGCTCCATGAACAGCAGCTCTTTGCCAGCGCTGAACATTCCCAACAGCAAGGCCAAATCTATTATCACAAACAAGGTGGCCCCCGTTGTAATTACGTAAGCACATACTAAAATTGTTGTccaatattgtatttaaatcGTGTGCTTTTATCAAACTGTCATACAATGACTTATATCCAGGCAGAGTAGATGAATTATATCCCATACCTAGTTCACTTCAAAGCAGTTGACTTGCAGACTAAAGgtgtatttattatgtataatttaaaaaattgcattttatgTAATTAATCCGAATGTTCTCCCATTGAAAACATAGAATGCTACAtagctgaatttttttttttttaacttaccACTGTTATTCATTTAACACGGCACCCATTGtcagtaaacaaaatgttttctgaTATTcaatattgatttaaaaaataaacaaaaaatatttgaagaGTTATGCAGGCTTAATGGCAAGTTAATCATGGACTCATTTTGCTGTTTAATTACTACTagttaattacataattataagCATGcatataatcattaaaaatgtgCTAACACATCTcatcatatatatatgcaaatgcaATATCAGTAGAGACACAAATATTACCATCAACCAGAGACTTATCTATTTTAAACAGGTATAACTGCCGGGAAGAGTTTCAAATTCATGATAGTATCCACGCAGCAAACTACTCTGTGGGAAAAATATCTGATAAACTGCCTGAGCATTACCTAGTGCTGGTAAGTATGGCTTTATAAATCACATTttctaacataaaaaaaagggtgGATATTTAGATTTTCTAGTGATATACTATAATGGTGAAATGTACAATCTTCAAATGTTAAAACACAGCTTGTTCTTGAAGGGTTCTTATTTACTGTCAAAAACTTTACATAAACACTTGCCATCAGATTGTACAATTTCTATTTCATCCCAGCACTGAAAGACATTATGAAAGGAAAGTCAGTACCTGTCAAGTCATGTCATTACAACCTACATGTCTCAaaagcattgtcatatttttagTGAACATGAAATttgaaattagattttttttttatatgattgcTGTCATATTTCTCTTGATTTGTAATATTTCTAATGATTTATATCCGGAATTCCATGACCGGATTTAAAGACTGAAAGACAAAGAATTCTTATTGTTATAAGGGTTATTTGATGGGTCATGCTTTACCTGAAAACACAAGTAACTATCATGCTTGCAATATTTATATGCTTTTTATTGCCTAGGGGGAGTTTTTTATGGTGCAGGATGTGAACAGTAGAGCAGATGTCTTAAACACTACAGGAAGCTACGGGGCCCCTAACTTCCGGAAAGTCAAGGAAAACTACCCTTTGTTTGGAATGGGCCAGGCCAGCCTGAATGGCTTTAAACAGGTCCTCCAGAAGCTAGAAAGTGAAGCATATGAGGTCAGTGATTCTTACgcaagttaaaaaaaaccctattctTTCATTCATGTTCAGGACATGTGTGTTATATCATGTTCTCTACTGTTGAAGTTCAGACTTCAGATTCTGATTTCATAACAGACTATGAAATTACTCAGAGGGAGAGACCAACAAGAGCAATTAAACCATACATATAAATGGATAAACACAccttttattgtttattctaATACACTTTTACTCCCACTATTGCTACTCACCTGTATTATGAAGAATTTATCCAcctttatatttacatgtatatatacataggAAGTGATATTCATCTGTGTGCGAGAAGAGCCTGTTGTTTTCCTGCGTCTGGATAGAGACTTTATTCCATACACTCCCAGGAGAAAGGAGAACCTTCATGAGAATATACATAACCTGAGAAGTTTGGACCGAGCAGAGAAGCTGGAGCTCTCTATCAGAAAAGAGGCAGGTTATACACTAAACTGATTCATGTGTAAATGTAGCTCAAACTTCTTATATTAGATTTGATTCAACATATTTATATCACTCATTATACTGATTGTGCTTCTtgttctttatttacatttttatcagttGTGTGACTTTGCCAAACTCTCAGAGAACGTCTTCTATGTTTATAATGAAATTGAAACCTTCAAAGATGAGCCGCAACATATAAAGATCATGTCTGAGGAGGACATACATGTAACCGAGGAGGTTTATAAAAGACCACAGTTTAGTTTGTCTTCTTACAGGTAATAATTTAGTTTCTGGactatttgttttactttaaatcACATGAATTAAATCGATGtgcacaatacattttttttgcagatattATAGACTTCCGCTTCCTATGGAGGGGGCACCAATGGAGGAGGATTTTGATGCCTTTGTAAATGTGCTTAGGGTAAGAACACATCTCCTGATAATTTACGCATGTATTTGTTTTCAGCTATTTCCAACCTCCTAAAaatgcaagcaaaaaaaaaaaactatctacCCCATGTCGagtgaaattaaaaaatgaataaaatgtaatcattaataaaattgtatGATCGATTGTATTGAATACCACCATGAGTGAAGTAGCACAAGACCATAAGCCAGTAATGTTTTTTACTCCTTTAACCAGTCCATATTACAGTAATTCTGAGAAAATTAGACATAAATAGAATTACCTTTGCAAGTATAAAATGCACTGCTACTACAATGTCTAGGCTTTAGGTATATATCCAGGGAATGGAatagtttataattattaacagCGATATATACCACAAATTGCATTTATATTGTGTTAGCTATAGAAGtaattttcagtatttttggtTAATGCTGTTTTGTTAGTGAATGTCACACACAAAAACTCTTAATACTGCACATATATGATGACATTCTTTGTTACACAGAAAAGCCCTAGTTTGTCAGTATTGCGGGATAGCTCCAGACCTTTACCTGCACTGCTGTTCAGCTGCCAGGTGGGAGTTGGACGAACCAACCTCGCCCTTATCCTTGGTGCACTAGTCTTCCACCATCTACATGGGGCACCGTATGAAACCAGGTGAGGGTAATTCTAGCAATATATTTAAAGTTATCACTCTGTTCTACTCTGCTTTTTGCTGCAATTTAAATATGGATTatcatattgtattatattattattgatatatgtatatttatattaatcaaTAATACAAAATTCCTTGTAACTATACATTTTACAAGTCAAGTTTAATTGTCTCTTTGCCTCTCATTGTCAAGGGAAGAGGATGCAAGGGAAGAAGTCAAGCAGCAGCCAGAGTTTCAAGTCATTGAGGATCTGATCAGTCGTCTCCCCAAAGGTCAACAAGTACTTGATGAGGTTATTTGTCCCAATTGCAAAAAAGCACCACACAGAATAAAACTGTAGTCTTTTTGCATGTAATGCATTCGCTGCagtcttaaaaatgttttctattttttcactGTAAGGTCAATAGAGCTATTGAAATGTGCTCTGAAATGCACAACATAAAAGATgcaatatatgaaaataaaagaaaaatggaggCAATTAGTGAAGATTATCAAATACAAGTGAGTATACCAACTGGTTTTATCAAATGTTTAACTGGTTTTATCGaatgtgttttaaaagcagCATGTGATGAATGCATGGTTTgaatccattttatttttatagggAAGCAGTACAAAAGCCTATTTCTTGCAAAGGACCATCCAGAGTCTTGAGTCTTATTTCTACTTAATTGTTTTCaatgcatatcttcatgatCAGGTACTGTCAAGTGTATTATTGTTAAGGAATGCCAAATCTGCACAGTGCTTCTTTATCTTGCATTGCTTTTCTGTCTTTATCtccttcttgtctttttttctatacattctcaaatgtatatttgtattattatagtatCCTCAGATGTTTGCCCAGAGTTTCAGCCAGTGGCTGTGTGAGAATGCCTGGATCTACAGGCTGCTTGGCAGTATGAACCGTTCTGAGCTCTTAGCACCAGCCAGCCTTGTTACTGATGGCACCAGGATACTGGTAAGACtcatacaaatattatttctaaaattatatatataaaatcccaACAGTGTTTTTTTCTACTCATTCAATATAGAATATTTAAATCGAGTTCTATTGATATTTAAGGTAACATGGAATGCAAAGCTATTATCCAAAATCCACACATTTAACCCAGAAACACGATTTGTTAAGGATAATCAATTTGTTCCAAAGGTGGCCAGTGATTATTTGTCACTAGATTTACTTGGTACAAGCAAGGAACTAAGAGTGGCCAACTTCAGACGAGTTCTTAAGACATCTGTGTATGGCATGGCCCAGCCAAGCTCTGAGGTAAAGCATTGGTTGTTGCATTTATTGGTTTAGTGCTGTTGTGATTCTATGTTATGtgaaaatctgaaaacaaaactaaatcCTGTTTCAGGCTGTTTCTATTGTGTTATCTTACCTTACGGACGAGCGAAGAAAACATTCCAGCATTGTATGGGTGAATCTGCAAGAGGAACTGATTCTGGAAGGTAATGGGCAGATGTTCACCACTCG harbors:
- the pald1b gene encoding phosphatase domain containing paladin 1b isoform X3, whose protein sequence is MGTTASAGSQPASVTSTHHIDHQAGDIAEDNCSMNSSSLPALNIPNSKAKSIITNKVAPVVITYNCREEFQIHDSIHAANYSVGKISDKLPEHYLVLGEFFMVQDVNSRADVLNTTGSYGAPNFRKVKENYPLFGMGQASLNGFKQVLQKLESEAYEEVIFICVREEPVVFLRLDRDFIPYTPRRKENLHENIHNLRSLDRAEKLELSIRKELCDFAKLSENVFYVYNEIETFKDEPQHIKIMSEEDIHVTEEVYKRPQFSLSSYRYYRLPLPMEGAPMEEDFDAFVNVLRKSPSLSVLRDSSRPLPALLFSCQVGVGRTNLALILGALVFHHLHGAPYETREEDAREEVKQQPEFQVIEDLISRLPKGQQVLDEVNRAIEMCSEMHNIKDAIYENKRKMEAISEDYQIQGSSTKAYFLQRTIQSLESYFYLIVFNAYLHDQYPQMFAQSFSQWLCENAWIYRLLGSMNRSELLAPASLVTDGTRILVASDYLSLDLLGTSKELRVANFRRVLKTSVYGMAQPSSEAVSIVLSYLTDERRKHSSIVWVNLQEELILEGNGQMFTTRESGCLEQPIHMYVQNPQQNETLELALKEEILRSEKWLEVVLVQEKQMRMLKSCHTVQEVFANQKSTYPGLTYRRIPLNDYCAPKEEFFDQLLEAMKCSLGEDPSSAFIFNCSDGRDRTTTAMVIATLTLWHFNGFPDCMDEELVSVPDAKYTKGEFEVVMHVVRLLPDGHRMKREVDMALDVVSETMTPMHYHLREIIICSYKQIKTAKSDAELQHLRLRSLQYLERYIYLILFNSYLHLGKKDSWRRPFSLWMHQVAARAGIYEILNQLGFPEFEAPEGWPLSRLRYRWRQCSASSLPIRGELI
- the pald1b gene encoding phosphatase domain containing paladin 1b isoform X2; this encodes MKKQKAKDFGTAVKSSAWIMGTTASAGSQPASVTSTHHIDHQAGDIAEDNCSMNSSSLPALNIPNSKAKSIITNKVAPVVITYNCREEFQIHDSIHAANYSVGKISDKLPEHYLVLGEFFMVQDVNSRADVLNTTGSYGAPNFRKVKENYPLFGMGQASLNGFKQVLQKLESEAYEEVIFICVREEPVVFLRLDRDFIPYTPRRKENLHENIHNLRSLDRAEKLELSIRKELCDFAKLSENVFYVYNEIETFKDEPQHIKIMSEEDIHVTEEVYKRPQFSLSSYRYYRLPLPMEGAPMEEDFDAFVNVLRKSPSLSVLRDSSRPLPALLFSCQVGVGRTNLALILGALVFHHLHGAPYETREEDAREEVKQQPEFQVIEDLISRLPKGQQVLDEVNRAIEMCSEMHNIKDAIYENKRKMEAISEDYQIQGSSTKAYFLQRTIQSLESYFYLIVFNAYLHDQYPQMFAQSFSQWLCENAWIYRLLGSMNRSELLAPASLVTDGTRILVASDYLSLDLLGTSKELRVANFRRVLKTSVYGMAQPSSEAVSIVLSYLTDERRKHSSIVWVNLQEELILEGNGQMFTTRESGCLEQPIHMYVQNPQQNETLELALKEEILRSEKWLEVVLVQEKQMRMLKSCHTVQEVFANQKSTYPGLTYRRIPLNDYCAPKEEFFDQLLEAMKCSLGEDPSSAFIFNCSDGRDRTTTAMVIATLTLWHFNGFPDCMDEELVSVPDAKYTKGEFEVVMHVVRLLPDGHRMKREVDMALDVVSETMTPMHYHLREIIICSYKQIKTAKSDAELQHLRLRSLQYLERYIYLILFNSYLHLGKKDSWRRPFSLWMHQVAARAGIYEILNQLGFPEFEAPEGWPLSRLRYRWRQCSASSLPIRGELI
- the pald1b gene encoding phosphatase domain containing paladin 1b isoform X1, producing the protein MYITVFSVKFFQCVWSDCSSAWIMGTTASAGSQPASVTSTHHIDHQAGDIAEDNCSMNSSSLPALNIPNSKAKSIITNKVAPVVITYNCREEFQIHDSIHAANYSVGKISDKLPEHYLVLGEFFMVQDVNSRADVLNTTGSYGAPNFRKVKENYPLFGMGQASLNGFKQVLQKLESEAYEEVIFICVREEPVVFLRLDRDFIPYTPRRKENLHENIHNLRSLDRAEKLELSIRKELCDFAKLSENVFYVYNEIETFKDEPQHIKIMSEEDIHVTEEVYKRPQFSLSSYRYYRLPLPMEGAPMEEDFDAFVNVLRKSPSLSVLRDSSRPLPALLFSCQVGVGRTNLALILGALVFHHLHGAPYETREEDAREEVKQQPEFQVIEDLISRLPKGQQVLDEVNRAIEMCSEMHNIKDAIYENKRKMEAISEDYQIQGSSTKAYFLQRTIQSLESYFYLIVFNAYLHDQYPQMFAQSFSQWLCENAWIYRLLGSMNRSELLAPASLVTDGTRILVASDYLSLDLLGTSKELRVANFRRVLKTSVYGMAQPSSEAVSIVLSYLTDERRKHSSIVWVNLQEELILEGNGQMFTTRESGCLEQPIHMYVQNPQQNETLELALKEEILRSEKWLEVVLVQEKQMRMLKSCHTVQEVFANQKSTYPGLTYRRIPLNDYCAPKEEFFDQLLEAMKCSLGEDPSSAFIFNCSDGRDRTTTAMVIATLTLWHFNGFPDCMDEELVSVPDAKYTKGEFEVVMHVVRLLPDGHRMKREVDMALDVVSETMTPMHYHLREIIICSYKQIKTAKSDAELQHLRLRSLQYLERYIYLILFNSYLHLGKKDSWRRPFSLWMHQVAARAGIYEILNQLGFPEFEAPEGWPLSRLRYRWRQCSASSLPIRGELI